A stretch of Aerococcus christensenii DNA encodes these proteins:
- a CDS encoding MsnO8 family LLM class oxidoreductase, translating to MTENKSRFGILDFIPRDREVDAVEAFKYSVELLKYADQLGLSRYWYAEHHSTPALLGSSPQVVLAYAAAQTHSIKLGTGGVMLDNLSAYQIAENFKVLACLAPGRIEAGVGYSNAKERSDQEKMGGFDFKNTKPYEEVLMELHCYLTDHQPEEERRRPRAMPILFDQDIPMNVLVSSCKHIKYIAENGWGIIFGLFLNPDYEECQKAIALYRQYFVPNATHTGPHVSVAMYAVSSKNKNLIEPLEKGLNAWILAFKRNKRNLYQLLTTEESQYYPFTEEELKELEPYECTKVVGNPRELKRKFNELHIQLDCDEFLVINQLAGYNNRKELIKILSEIDK from the coding sequence ATGACAGAAAATAAATCAAGATTTGGAATTTTAGATTTTATTCCGCGTGATCGAGAAGTAGATGCTGTTGAAGCTTTTAAATATTCTGTCGAATTATTAAAATATGCGGACCAATTAGGCTTATCGCGATATTGGTATGCAGAACATCACAGTACCCCCGCTTTATTAGGTTCGAGTCCACAGGTAGTGTTAGCTTACGCAGCTGCACAAACCCATTCTATCAAATTGGGGACAGGGGGCGTGATGTTAGACAATCTAAGTGCTTATCAGATTGCTGAGAATTTTAAGGTCTTAGCTTGTTTAGCTCCTGGAAGGATTGAAGCTGGGGTAGGTTATAGCAACGCCAAAGAACGCAGTGACCAAGAAAAGATGGGAGGTTTCGATTTTAAGAATACGAAGCCTTATGAAGAAGTGTTAATGGAGTTACATTGTTATTTAACGGACCATCAGCCAGAAGAAGAGAGAAGAAGACCAAGAGCGATGCCTATTCTTTTCGATCAGGATATCCCTATGAATGTTTTAGTTTCGAGCTGTAAACACATTAAGTATATTGCTGAAAATGGATGGGGAATTATTTTTGGTTTATTTTTAAATCCAGATTATGAAGAGTGCCAAAAAGCAATTGCTCTTTATCGTCAGTACTTTGTTCCTAATGCCACCCATACTGGTCCTCACGTATCAGTAGCGATGTACGCTGTTTCGTCGAAGAATAAAAATCTGATCGAGCCGCTCGAAAAGGGGCTTAATGCATGGATTTTAGCCTTTAAACGGAATAAGAGAAATCTATATCAGTTGTTAACGACAGAAGAATCTCAGTACTATCCTTTTACAGAGGAAGAATTAAAGGAATTAGAACCTTATGAATGCACAAAAGTAGTAGGAAATCCTCGAGAATTGAAGCGTAAATTTAATGAACTACATATCCAGTTAGATTGTGATGAATTCCTTGTTATCAATCAATTAGCGGGGTACAACAATCGGAAAGAATTGATCAAAATTCTATCAGAAATTGATAAATAG
- a CDS encoding DAK2 domain-containing protein, with product MSEKIITANQLKSMIAVGCDRLKAGADYVDSLNVFPVPDGDTGTNMNLSFSAGLDRVNQSDGQTVEAVSDALAKGLLMGARGNSGVILSQIFRGFSKACQGKEELDAKAFAACLTSGVKTAYKAVMKPVEGTILTVAREASEAAEECAKNTKDVIEVMKAANQAANQALENTPNLLPVLKEVGVVDSGGQGLCFIYAGFLESLTGEAVPAYRQELSQANLSELAHEENYYKTSHSVSSEDIKYGFCTEIMVRLAEKGKAEEDFDYENFRNYLNERGNSLLVVNDDEVVKVHVHTEHPGDVLNYGQRFGTLIKIKVDNMRLQHDNILENKAKPKEKKDYGIIAVAVGEGVQTMLKELGATSIINGGQTMNPSTEDFIKAIEEGNAQKVILLPNNKNIFLAAKQAAEVSEIPTVVVASRFITQGLSALLAFDPEQDLESNQEAMTQAMEDVKSGQITHAIRDTSLNGVEIHEGDFMGIVDGDILISDQGLENVTLQTIDAMQDEESELLTVIYGEDVQPEEAEALRTKLSERYEDLEIEMYEGKQPVYNYLLSVE from the coding sequence ATGAGCGAAAAAATTATTACGGCTAATCAATTAAAAAGTATGATCGCAGTAGGATGTGATCGATTAAAAGCGGGTGCAGATTATGTGGATTCATTGAATGTGTTTCCTGTTCCAGATGGAGATACTGGAACCAATATGAATCTTTCTTTTTCAGCAGGGTTAGACCGCGTTAATCAAAGTGATGGCCAAACAGTAGAGGCTGTCTCAGATGCGTTAGCTAAGGGACTTTTGATGGGAGCTCGTGGGAATTCGGGCGTTATTTTGTCTCAAATTTTTAGAGGGTTTTCTAAGGCTTGTCAAGGAAAAGAAGAATTAGATGCCAAAGCTTTTGCTGCTTGTTTAACATCAGGAGTAAAAACAGCTTATAAAGCAGTGATGAAGCCTGTAGAAGGAACTATTTTAACAGTAGCTCGGGAAGCGAGTGAAGCTGCAGAAGAATGTGCCAAGAATACAAAGGATGTTATTGAAGTGATGAAAGCGGCCAATCAGGCGGCTAACCAAGCTTTAGAAAACACCCCTAATTTACTACCTGTACTCAAAGAAGTTGGGGTTGTAGATAGTGGGGGACAAGGCCTTTGTTTCATTTATGCAGGATTTTTAGAATCTTTGACAGGGGAAGCTGTGCCAGCCTATCGTCAAGAATTATCTCAAGCGAATTTATCAGAGTTAGCTCATGAAGAAAATTATTATAAAACTTCGCATTCTGTTTCTTCAGAAGATATTAAATATGGATTCTGTACAGAAATCATGGTGAGATTAGCTGAAAAAGGGAAAGCGGAAGAAGACTTTGATTATGAGAACTTTAGAAACTATCTTAATGAACGTGGCAATTCATTACTTGTTGTGAATGACGATGAAGTAGTTAAGGTTCACGTACATACGGAACATCCTGGAGATGTTTTAAATTATGGACAAAGGTTTGGAACACTTATTAAGATAAAAGTGGACAATATGCGTCTTCAACATGATAATATTTTAGAAAATAAGGCTAAACCTAAAGAAAAGAAAGATTATGGCATTATCGCCGTAGCTGTTGGAGAAGGCGTTCAAACCATGCTGAAGGAATTAGGGGCAACCTCCATTATTAATGGGGGTCAAACTATGAATCCTTCAACAGAAGACTTTATTAAGGCTATTGAAGAGGGAAATGCCCAAAAAGTCATCCTATTGCCTAATAACAAAAATATTTTCTTAGCTGCCAAGCAAGCCGCAGAAGTGAGTGAGATTCCAACAGTGGTTGTAGCTAGTCGCTTCATTACACAAGGCCTTTCTGCTTTATTGGCTTTTGATCCAGAGCAAGATTTAGAAAGCAATCAAGAGGCTATGACTCAAGCAATGGAAGATGTGAAGAGTGGACAGATTACGCACGCTATTCGAGATACCTCTTTGAATGGAGTAGAGATTCATGAAGGTGACTTTATGGGAATTGTGGATGGCGACATTTTGATAAGCGATCAAGGACTTGAAAATGTAACCTTACAAACGATTGATGCAATGCAAGATGAAGAGAGTGAGTTATTAACTGTGATCTATGGGGAAGATGTTCAGCCAGAAGAAGCAGAAGCTCTTCGTACTAAACTTTCTGAACGCTATGAAGATTTAGAAATCGAAATGTATGAAGGCAAGCAACCTGTTTATAACTATCTCCTTTCTGTAGAATAA
- a CDS encoding Asp23/Gls24 family envelope stress response protein — MPVKIDSEYGQIEITNEVIAKVVGMATTQNYGVVGMASKKQIRDGISEILKIENYTRGVVVRNEEGRVIVDVYIMVNYGTKISEICRNVQNSVKYDLSKYLGVFANVVNVFVQGIRHEEQ; from the coding sequence ATGCCAGTTAAAATAGATTCCGAATACGGCCAAATTGAAATTACAAATGAAGTGATTGCTAAGGTTGTTGGAATGGCTACTACTCAAAATTATGGAGTCGTTGGGATGGCAAGCAAAAAGCAAATTCGGGATGGTATCTCTGAAATTTTAAAAATTGAAAATTATACGCGAGGGGTCGTCGTTCGCAATGAAGAAGGACGAGTAATTGTCGACGTTTATATTATGGTTAATTACGGGACCAAAATTTCTGAAATCTGTCGAAATGTTCAAAACTCAGTTAAGTATGACCTCAGTAAATATTTAGGCGTTTTTGCAAATGTTGTGAATGTTTTTGTACAAGGCATTCGTCATGAAGAACAGTAA
- the rpmB gene encoding 50S ribosomal protein L28, with the protein MAKECYFTGRKAKSGNNRSHSLRASKRTFKPNLQKVRVLIDGKPKRVWVSARALKSGQIERV; encoded by the coding sequence ATGGCAAAAGAATGTTATTTCACCGGACGTAAAGCAAAATCCGGAAACAATCGTTCACATTCATTACGCGCTTCCAAACGGACCTTTAAACCAAACTTACAAAAAGTACGCGTACTAATTGATGGTAAACCAAAACGTGTATGGGTATCCGCCCGTGCCTTAAAATCAGGTCAAATTGAACGTGTATAA
- a CDS encoding thiamine diphosphokinase: MVKVIAFCTRYVDVSQLEILKEAQKSPDIKVVGVDRGAHYLANKGYAMDLAVGDFDSVSEEEFEQLKTNSQEMIILPCEKDETDSEAALDAIMKRWPDAESYFLYGALGGRLDHSLNNLWLVLQERFWSIRGRLHLIDDKNVVSFLEPGHHELVAREEMTYFSLISFGAVKGVNLSQCKYTLKNFSSDFPRSFISNEFLPEFLYAVVDFEEGLFIFIQSKD, translated from the coding sequence ATGGTGAAAGTGATAGCTTTTTGTACACGGTATGTGGATGTTTCGCAATTAGAGATCTTAAAAGAAGCTCAAAAATCCCCAGATATAAAAGTTGTTGGTGTGGATCGAGGAGCTCATTATCTAGCAAATAAGGGCTATGCGATGGACTTGGCTGTAGGAGACTTTGATTCTGTTAGCGAGGAAGAGTTCGAACAGCTTAAAACCAACAGCCAAGAAATGATTATCCTCCCTTGTGAAAAGGACGAAACGGATTCTGAAGCGGCTTTGGATGCCATTATGAAGCGATGGCCAGATGCAGAAAGTTATTTTTTATATGGCGCTTTAGGAGGAAGATTAGACCATAGTTTAAACAATTTATGGTTAGTCCTTCAGGAAAGATTTTGGTCGATTCGGGGAAGATTGCATTTGATAGATGATAAGAATGTAGTTTCTTTTCTTGAGCCTGGGCACCATGAGCTAGTGGCAAGAGAGGAAATGACTTATTTTTCTTTAATTTCTTTTGGCGCAGTGAAGGGGGTGAACTTGTCTCAGTGCAAGTATACCTTGAAAAATTTTTCCAGTGATTTTCCTCGTTCTTTTATTAGCAATGAATTTTTGCCAGAGTTTCTATATGCTGTTGTTGATTTTGAAGAAGGTCTTTTTATCTTTATACAAAGTAAGGACTGA
- the rpe gene encoding ribulose-phosphate 3-epimerase: MKIAPSILNADIGRMREEVKRIEDAGADWVHVDIMDGHFVPNLTFGANMVEALRPHTKLFIDCHMMVDNPDDYVEALARAGADSMTVHYEAVTHLHRTIQLIQSHGMKVCVALNPATSVSVITPILSMLDMVLVMSVNPGFGGQAFIPEVCDKIKELAAYREKIQAHYLIEVDGGVDDHTIKSCKANGADVCVSGSFVYRGDSKAAIDALRQACY; encoded by the coding sequence GTGAAGATTGCACCAAGTATTTTAAATGCAGATATAGGGCGGATGCGTGAAGAGGTCAAACGTATCGAAGATGCTGGAGCGGACTGGGTCCATGTGGATATTATGGATGGCCACTTTGTACCTAATTTGACTTTTGGCGCGAATATGGTTGAAGCTTTGCGTCCACATACCAAGTTATTTATTGACTGCCATATGATGGTAGATAATCCCGATGATTATGTGGAAGCTTTAGCGCGAGCTGGAGCGGATTCTATGACCGTCCATTATGAAGCGGTGACGCATTTGCACCGGACGATTCAATTGATTCAATCTCATGGGATGAAGGTCTGCGTGGCTCTGAATCCGGCTACGTCTGTTTCGGTGATTACTCCAATCCTTTCTATGCTAGATATGGTCTTAGTGATGAGCGTGAACCCAGGATTTGGCGGTCAAGCTTTTATTCCAGAAGTTTGTGACAAGATAAAAGAATTAGCAGCTTACCGAGAAAAAATTCAAGCTCACTATCTCATTGAGGTCGATGGGGGAGTAGATGATCACACGATTAAATCTTGCAAGGCGAACGGAGCAGATGTTTGTGTGTCAGGCTCTTTTGTCTATAGAGGAGACTCTAAAGCGGCAATAGATGCGCTTCGACAAGCTTGTTATTAA
- the rsgA gene encoding ribosome small subunit-dependent GTPase A yields the protein MKVLSGFYYVEEDDSQQIFQTRARGNFRKKGQIPLVGDEVAFQAENEREGLVMAIEGRKNILHRPPVSNVDLAIIVVSVEDPKIPQKLIDRLLVSVESHKIQPLIYFTKLDILPASRKLEFQSLREMYCEIGYSCLDNLALKENLDQLKPYFQGKTVVTLGQSGVGKTTFLNNLLPGLNKETGEISKALGRGRHTTRHVELHKVFSGLLADTPGFSSISFDHIEGEDLSEYFPEMKSRKADCKFRECSHTHEPGCAIKAALELGQITKSRYESYLDFYQEIMNRKPNYSKNIRRK from the coding sequence ATGAAGGTCCTATCTGGCTTCTACTATGTTGAAGAAGATGATAGCCAGCAAATCTTTCAAACAAGAGCAAGGGGGAATTTTCGAAAAAAAGGACAAATCCCTTTAGTGGGAGATGAGGTCGCTTTCCAAGCGGAGAATGAGCGAGAAGGTTTGGTTATGGCTATTGAAGGACGAAAAAATATTTTGCATCGACCACCGGTGTCCAATGTAGATTTAGCCATTATAGTCGTCTCTGTAGAAGATCCTAAAATCCCTCAAAAGTTAATTGATCGTCTCTTAGTCTCTGTAGAAAGCCACAAGATTCAACCGCTTATCTATTTTACAAAATTAGATATATTACCTGCTTCTAGGAAATTAGAATTTCAATCTTTGCGAGAAATGTATTGTGAAATTGGCTATTCTTGTTTGGATAACTTAGCTTTGAAGGAAAACTTGGATCAACTAAAACCTTATTTTCAAGGGAAAACTGTTGTTACTTTAGGACAATCCGGAGTGGGGAAGACAACCTTTTTGAATAATCTGTTACCTGGATTAAATAAAGAGACTGGAGAAATTTCAAAAGCTTTAGGGAGAGGAAGACACACGACCCGTCATGTAGAATTGCATAAAGTTTTTTCTGGTTTACTGGCAGATACGCCTGGCTTTTCAAGCATCTCTTTTGATCATATTGAGGGTGAAGATTTATCGGAGTACTTTCCAGAAATGAAAAGTCGAAAAGCAGACTGTAAGTTTCGTGAGTGTAGTCATACCCACGAGCCTGGCTGTGCTATTAAAGCGGCTCTGGAGCTGGGGCAGATTACGAAATCACGCTATGAAAGTTATTTGGATTTTTATCAAGAAATTATGAATCGGAAACCAAACTATTCCAAAAATATAAGGAGGAAGTAA
- the pknB gene encoding Stk1 family PASTA domain-containing Ser/Thr kinase yields the protein MRTGQIIGERYRIIEHIGSGGMATVFLAYDPILERQVAIKFLRIGGNGLDDAKRRFKREAMSIAELDHPNVVNIYDVGEDMDGNYIVMEYVDGVDLKSYIKDHQPFSLREYQEIMLQVLSGMASAHQKGIIHRDLKPQNIMIKPDGTVKIMDFGIALISTETSITQTNTIIGSVHYLSPEQARGSMASPQSDIYSLGIVSFEMLTGQVPFDRESAVSIAIQHFQEDLPSISNYRKDVPQAMQNVIRRATAKDPEDRYQTCEEMAKALSTSLDPSRAYEAPYVVPSVSGGETRVMDKASLEKSLASTPRSFQPVKEDSKDLAQTSVRKNPPQTHAKADKPKDKGKPHKKFLIPKKIIAAIVFLTVCLILLLSWTRGKNIRVPDVTNYSEVDAKLTLEAKGLKVGEKKQEYSRKIAKGNVIRTDPGKGRRVKGGETIDLFISQGEEPVEVEDYTGKDVDQAEKSAKEKGFKVEISEELSDRLDKGKIIEQTPAPGKKVLPSETTLHFKVSKGKKLYTMPDFKGLDRKGVEKYAQTVGLNVEFSEEYSDHIGKGLVIDQSLAPGSSFTRGTKIKVTLSKGDEGQSRRFKHTFTIPYSGNGESDSIEVYVDDLNHNYDTPIDTLKINNDTAYTLHFETKANKSARFKVMRNGRVIMEKRVTASEE from the coding sequence GTGAGAACGGGTCAAATTATAGGAGAACGTTACCGGATTATTGAACACATTGGTTCTGGAGGAATGGCAACTGTTTTCTTGGCTTATGATCCTATTTTAGAACGACAGGTAGCTATTAAATTTCTTCGTATCGGTGGCAATGGACTAGATGATGCCAAGCGTCGATTTAAACGGGAAGCAATGTCTATTGCTGAACTTGATCATCCGAATGTCGTGAATATTTATGATGTTGGGGAGGATATGGATGGCAATTACATCGTTATGGAATATGTAGACGGTGTTGATTTAAAAAGTTATATCAAGGATCATCAACCATTTTCTCTTAGAGAATACCAGGAGATTATGCTTCAGGTCCTCAGTGGAATGGCATCCGCCCATCAAAAGGGAATTATTCACCGCGACCTCAAACCGCAAAATATTATGATTAAACCGGATGGAACGGTTAAAATCATGGATTTTGGGATTGCTTTAATCTCTACTGAAACTTCGATTACGCAAACCAATACGATTATTGGATCCGTGCATTACCTCTCTCCGGAGCAAGCCAGAGGATCCATGGCTAGTCCTCAATCAGATATTTATTCCTTAGGGATTGTCAGCTTTGAAATGTTGACAGGACAGGTGCCTTTTGATAGGGAATCTGCGGTAAGTATTGCTATTCAACATTTTCAGGAAGACTTGCCGTCCATTTCTAATTACCGTAAAGATGTTCCCCAGGCCATGCAAAATGTGATTCGACGGGCGACAGCGAAAGACCCAGAGGATCGTTATCAGACCTGTGAGGAGATGGCTAAGGCTCTCTCTACGAGTCTTGATCCTAGTCGAGCTTACGAAGCCCCTTATGTGGTACCAAGTGTCTCTGGTGGAGAGACGCGTGTGATGGACAAGGCAAGTTTAGAAAAAAGTTTAGCTTCAACTCCTCGGAGTTTTCAACCTGTAAAAGAGGATTCCAAAGATTTAGCCCAAACTTCTGTTAGGAAAAATCCTCCTCAAACACATGCCAAGGCAGATAAGCCGAAAGATAAGGGAAAGCCGCATAAGAAGTTTCTTATACCTAAAAAAATAATAGCAGCGATTGTCTTTTTAACGGTTTGTTTGATTCTTTTATTGTCATGGACACGGGGGAAAAATATTCGAGTGCCGGATGTTACCAATTATAGTGAAGTGGATGCTAAGTTAACTTTAGAAGCTAAGGGGTTGAAAGTAGGTGAGAAAAAACAAGAATATAGTCGAAAGATTGCTAAGGGAAATGTTATTCGAACAGATCCTGGTAAGGGAAGACGCGTTAAAGGCGGTGAAACGATCGATTTATTCATTAGTCAAGGGGAAGAACCTGTAGAGGTTGAAGATTATACCGGAAAAGATGTGGATCAAGCTGAAAAAAGTGCTAAAGAAAAAGGCTTTAAAGTAGAAATCTCAGAAGAGCTGAGTGATCGATTGGATAAGGGAAAAATTATTGAACAAACTCCTGCGCCAGGCAAGAAAGTCCTTCCAAGTGAAACCACCCTTCATTTCAAAGTCAGCAAAGGCAAAAAGCTTTACACGATGCCAGACTTTAAGGGCCTTGACCGAAAGGGAGTGGAAAAATATGCTCAAACAGTAGGGCTAAATGTTGAATTTTCAGAAGAATATTCTGATCATATTGGCAAAGGGTTAGTTATAGATCAAAGTTTAGCTCCGGGATCGTCCTTTACACGAGGAACGAAGATTAAAGTGACCCTTTCTAAGGGAGATGAAGGGCAAAGCCGGCGATTTAAGCATACATTTACTATTCCTTATTCAGGAAATGGAGAAAGTGATTCCATAGAAGTGTATGTGGATGATCTTAATCATAATTATGACACGCCAATTGACACTTTGAAAATAAATAATGATACGGCTTATACCTTACATTTTGAAACAAAAGCGAATAAATCCGCACGATTTAAAGTGATGCGTAATGGACGAGTGATTATGGAAAAGCGGGTGACGGCGAGTGAAGAGTGA
- a CDS encoding Stp1/IreP family PP2C-type Ser/Thr phosphatase: MKVSQLTDIGLKRKANQDQIGTFSNRSQQTLLLLCDGMGGHNAGDVASEMAIFDVGKAWEKTEKMVPVQAEEWLKIAIESANNRIVEVSKEYIDLEGMGTTIVAIAVLGQKALVAHVGDSRAYQVDDGKLIPITKDHSFVQELLDRHIITAEEAQNHPQKNIVTQSVGVNDAIKIDTHWVSLQEGERLLLCSDGLTDMLTDEEITHLLNQETDLNQAAEALIQAANQAGGKDNISVILAEIERGDLL; this comes from the coding sequence ATGAAAGTTAGTCAATTGACAGATATTGGATTGAAGCGCAAAGCCAATCAAGACCAAATAGGGACTTTTTCAAATCGTAGCCAGCAAACGCTATTGCTTCTATGTGATGGAATGGGTGGACATAATGCTGGGGATGTAGCTAGTGAAATGGCTATTTTTGATGTTGGAAAAGCTTGGGAAAAGACAGAAAAGATGGTGCCTGTCCAAGCAGAAGAATGGTTAAAAATAGCAATTGAATCTGCTAATAATCGGATTGTAGAAGTCTCCAAAGAGTATATTGATTTAGAAGGAATGGGGACCACCATTGTAGCTATTGCTGTTTTAGGTCAGAAGGCCTTAGTGGCTCATGTGGGGGACAGTAGAGCTTATCAAGTGGACGATGGAAAGCTTATTCCTATTACCAAAGACCATTCTTTTGTTCAAGAATTATTAGACCGACATATTATTACAGCAGAGGAAGCTCAGAATCACCCTCAAAAAAATATTGTAACTCAATCTGTAGGGGTCAATGATGCTATAAAAATTGATACACACTGGGTAAGTCTTCAAGAAGGCGAAAGACTATTATTGTGTTCCGATGGGTTGACTGATATGTTGACCGATGAAGAAATTACCCACCTTCTCAATCAAGAAACAGATCTGAATCAAGCCGCTGAAGCACTGATTCAGGCAGCTAATCAAGCTGGTGGAAAAGATAACATATCTGTTATCTTAGCTGAAATAGAGAGGGGGGACCTCTTGTGA
- the rsmB gene encoding 16S rRNA (cytosine(967)-C(5))-methyltransferase RsmB, with amino-acid sequence MKSEISSNPLVIKQTARYQAMESLVSIYHHQHYIHQEVNKTLTQGQLPEKERDLYTRLVYGSSQYHFTLMTVLKVLISKPNRCKAWVIELLILSAYQFYYLDAIPAHALVNEAVKIAKKRGNSFLARFVNGVLREMMRRFEDISSFIDSQEVEREEKLALEASLPVQWVNYFEKRFGWEKMVELAQSLKSPAQVTVRFSRKTLENKELCLQLAQQQGLVLQQSPINPHSYRVEKGNPLQTALFKEGKLTIQDEAAALAVDLLHPKEGQRVLDACSAPGGKTVQLAEYVGKNGQVVANELVANKLNRIQENLERMQVSDRVQVVNHDARDLPTVYEEESFDAILVDAPCSGLGLFRRKPDTKGRKKIEDLKELQVLQLEILQKVSPLLKQGGKLLYSTCTISGEENEEVVQQFLESHQDFALVPLTSWAKPLEEALQTNGTLQILPHYFMSDGFFIALFEKTDGRKK; translated from the coding sequence TTGAAGTCGGAGATAAGTTCCAATCCGCTTGTGATTAAACAGACGGCACGCTATCAAGCTATGGAAAGCTTGGTGAGTATTTATCATCATCAGCACTATATTCATCAAGAAGTCAATAAAACTCTGACGCAAGGACAACTTCCCGAAAAAGAGAGAGACCTCTATACGCGATTAGTCTATGGAAGTAGTCAATACCATTTTACCTTGATGACTGTACTCAAGGTGTTGATTAGTAAGCCAAATCGTTGTAAAGCTTGGGTCATTGAACTTCTCATTTTAAGTGCTTACCAATTTTATTATTTGGATGCTATTCCTGCACATGCTTTAGTGAATGAAGCGGTAAAAATCGCCAAAAAAAGAGGAAATAGCTTTTTGGCACGGTTTGTTAATGGCGTACTTCGTGAAATGATGAGACGCTTTGAAGATATTTCTTCTTTTATTGATTCCCAAGAGGTAGAAAGAGAAGAGAAGCTCGCTTTGGAGGCCAGTTTGCCTGTGCAGTGGGTGAATTATTTTGAAAAAAGGTTTGGTTGGGAAAAAATGGTTGAATTGGCTCAATCTTTGAAATCCCCTGCGCAAGTTACTGTTCGCTTTTCACGAAAGACTTTGGAAAATAAGGAACTCTGCTTGCAGCTGGCTCAACAACAAGGCCTAGTTCTTCAACAAAGTCCTATCAATCCGCATAGTTATCGCGTTGAAAAAGGAAATCCTTTACAGACTGCTTTATTTAAAGAAGGTAAACTGACCATTCAAGATGAAGCTGCAGCTTTAGCGGTTGACCTTCTGCATCCTAAGGAAGGGCAGCGGGTATTGGATGCTTGTTCTGCACCAGGTGGAAAAACCGTTCAATTAGCGGAATATGTTGGAAAAAATGGACAAGTAGTGGCGAATGAACTAGTTGCGAATAAATTAAACCGTATTCAGGAAAATTTAGAAAGAATGCAAGTGTCCGATCGGGTTCAAGTGGTTAACCACGATGCTAGAGATCTTCCTACGGTATATGAGGAAGAAAGTTTTGATGCGATTTTAGTGGATGCTCCTTGTTCTGGCTTAGGTCTTTTCCGACGAAAGCCAGATACGAAAGGAAGGAAAAAAATAGAAGATTTAAAAGAACTTCAAGTTCTACAATTGGAGATCTTACAAAAGGTGTCCCCTTTACTCAAACAAGGGGGAAAATTACTCTACAGTACATGTACAATAAGTGGTGAAGAAAATGAAGAAGTTGTCCAACAGTTTTTAGAAAGTCATCAAGATTTTGCCCTAGTACCTTTGACCTCTTGGGCAAAGCCTTTAGAAGAGGCTCTTCAAACGAATGGAACTCTTCAAATCCTACCACATTATTTTATGAGTGATGGATTCTTTATTGCTTTATTCGAAAAGACAGATGGGAGAAAAAAGTAA
- the fmt gene encoding methionyl-tRNA formyltransferase, with product MKKIVFMGTPAFSVPSLKTLVDSPDYEVVGVVTQPDREVGRKRKLTPSPVKEAALEAGLPVYQPEKIGQDQGVEELLDSGVDLLVTAAYGQFLPERLLQLPRYGAINLHASLLPKYRGGAPVHYAIWKGEKQTGITIMRMVKKMDAGPILTQATIAIESETTVSELFDQLSELAADLLMDTLPDLFAGVLEEVEQDEELATFSPNITREQEKIDWHQTAQVIHDQIRAFNAWPVAHTIWNDKRWKIWASRVVEGEETQQEPGTLIKLAKKPAAFWIACGQGTVLAITEIQPAGKKAMTIQNFLNGGAGHFEVGDKFQSACD from the coding sequence ATGAAAAAAATTGTGTTTATGGGGACACCTGCTTTTTCGGTGCCTAGTTTAAAAACTTTAGTAGACTCACCAGATTATGAAGTGGTGGGGGTTGTGACTCAACCAGATCGTGAAGTGGGAAGGAAGCGGAAATTAACGCCTTCTCCTGTTAAAGAAGCCGCTCTTGAGGCGGGACTTCCTGTCTATCAACCGGAAAAGATTGGTCAAGACCAAGGGGTAGAAGAACTTTTGGATTCAGGAGTAGACCTTTTGGTAACGGCAGCTTATGGACAATTTTTGCCTGAACGTTTGTTGCAATTGCCACGGTATGGAGCCATTAACCTCCATGCTTCTTTATTACCGAAGTATCGTGGAGGAGCGCCTGTCCATTATGCCATTTGGAAGGGAGAAAAACAGACAGGAATTACTATCATGCGGATGGTGAAAAAGATGGATGCGGGTCCTATTTTAACGCAAGCCACCATAGCGATTGAATCTGAGACGACGGTTTCTGAATTGTTTGACCAATTAAGTGAATTAGCAGCAGACCTCCTTATGGACACTCTCCCTGATTTATTTGCAGGTGTTCTGGAAGAGGTCGAACAAGACGAAGAATTGGCTACTTTTTCTCCTAATATTACGCGAGAACAAGAAAAAATCGATTGGCATCAAACTGCTCAAGTAATTCATGACCAAATCCGAGCCTTTAATGCTTGGCCAGTAGCTCATACGATATGGAATGATAAGCGCTGGAAAATTTGGGCAAGTCGAGTAGTAGAAGGAGAAGAAACTCAGCAAGAACCCGGTACACTTATTAAGTTGGCTAAAAAGCCGGCAGCTTTTTGGATAGCATGTGGCCAAGGAACAGTTCTAGCTATTACAGAAATTCAGCCAGCAGGAAAGAAGGCAATGACCATACAAAACTTTTTGAATGGAGGGGCAGGACATTTTGAAGTCGGAGATAAGTTCCAATCCGCTTGTGATTAA